From the genome of Mycoplasmopsis bovis PG45:
TCATTCCAAATATTTCGTTTTGTGCTCTTATGCCAAAAAAATCAGGCTTCCTGTTTGATTCTTTTTGCATAAAATAACTCTCTATAAAATCGTCTTTTTGATGTGCTAAATACAAAGCTTCACAATTGTATTTTTCATACAGTTTTTTGAAAAAATCAAACCTAATATTTCGCGCCCATTGTTCAAAATTTCCTTTAAAACAGGCGTTCTTGTCAATTTCTAAGTGCTCAAATATAATCTCTTTTTCTTGGCAATACTTTCTAACTACTTCTACATCATATGATGAGTTTTCTCGAACATTATAGTTAACTGTGGCTACAACAATATCTTTTCTTTTGCTATATAACAAATCAAGCAAATACATTGAATCTGGACCGCCACTAACACCTAATAAAATCACTATATAACTCTCTTTTTATTATCAGTATTAAATTTGCTTGTCACATAATTTATGTCGTTATAAACTAATGATATTGCAGCATCAGCTACTTTTTCTAACACTTCCTCAATAATAAGCATTTCTTCTTTTGAAAACAGTGAAAGAACATAGTCTTTTATAGATAGATTATTACTTGCTCCAATTCCTACTCTAATTCTTTTAAAATCATTAGTTTTAAATTTGCTCATTAAGCTTTCTATTCCTTTATGTCCGGCACTAGAACCACCAATTTTTATTGCTGCTTGTCCAACTGAAAAACTTAAATCATCATAAATAACTATTATGTCAGATGAATCAATCTTGTAAAAATTAGCTATTGAATAAATAAAATCACCCGACTTGTTCATATATGTCAAAGGTCTGGCTAAAATAAATCCGTCAGATATGACAAATTCACCATTAAATTTCTCTTTATTAAGAGAAATATTTAGCTTTTCACAAATTTTATCAATTGCTAAAAACCCTGCATTGTGTCTTGTAAATCTATATTCGTTTCCTGGGTTTCCTAATCCAACAATCAATTTCATTATTCTGCCTCTTTCTCAATAAGCATTTTCAAGTTTGTGTAGTATTTTAAATCAGCATTCGGGGATTGAATTTTTTGAGCATAT
Proteins encoded in this window:
- the pth gene encoding aminoacyl-tRNA hydrolase — its product is MKLIVGLGNPGNEYRFTRHNAGFLAIDKICEKLNISLNKEKFNGEFVISDGFILARPLTYMNKSGDFIYSIANFYKIDSSDIIVIYDDLSFSVGQAAIKIGGSSAGHKGIESLMSKFKTNDFKRIRVGIGASNNLSIKDYVLSLFSKEEMLIIEEVLEKVADAAISLVYNDINYVTSKFNTDNKKRVI